Part of the Paenibacillus terrae HPL-003 genome is shown below.
CAAACAAGGATACTCTACCATTATATGTAATACTGCCAAAGATGCGGAGAAGGAACGAGAATATCTTAAAACTCTGGATGGGAAAATGGTAGATGGTCTGATCTGTATTTCTGGACAAGAGGAGCTTTCCGCAGAATTGCTTAAACGGCCCATTCCCATTGTATGTATTGACCGTAGGCCAAGGATTAACACGAATGTAGCTTTTATCGAGTCCAATCATTATGAGGGTGGATTTTTGGCGACAGAGGAGTTGATTAACAAAGGCTGCAAGGAAATTTTACTGTTGACCAAGCAAAACAATCTATCCTCTGTTAATGAGCGTCTGTACGGGTATAAAGATGCTCTGCAAAAGCATGGACTGTACCCATCAGAGGACCGCTTGGTGGCAGTTCGAAATGATGGGCCTACTCTGGAAACCGCACAGGCTGCTATTGAGCGTGTCTTGGAGAAAAAACTTCGGTTTGACGGCATTTTTGCTACCAATGACTGGCTGGCTTTGGGCGCATTGCTCGCATTACAGAAATACGGAGTACAGGTTCCGGGTGAAGTCAAAATAGTAGGTTTTGATAATGATACAATTTCTAAATACTGCAATCCACCGTTGACTACAATTGAACAAGACAAAGAAACACTTGCAGATAAAGCCTGCAATGTGCTGCTTCGTATGCTGAGTGGAGAAAGGCTGGAACAGGAACAGCATTATTCCGTCCCAGTAAGGTTGATACAACGTAGTACCACCTGATTTCATGTTCATATAACATCTTGGATTAGCCACGGGAGAGGTAAACATAGGGAATGCTCTATCTCTCATAGGGTGAGACGTTCGAGCATTACTCTACACGTGTATTCTTTTCCCGTGCAAGGTCCGATAAAAAAAGTTTGACAACAAGATCATAAAATGATACTTTAATTACGTCGAATGTAATCGTTTACTCAAACGAGTACTAAATATCAATAATACGTAACGAAAGCTACACGTGATGGAACTTAATCCATAACTGTTGTTTTATTTTCAATGAGTAAACGTTATCTCAACTATTTTATTCAGTACCAAAGGGCATAAGAAACAATCCAAAGAGTTTCAGATTATAAAAATATTATGCCATTTGAGTAATCGTTTACTCAAATTCTTGAGAGGGGATGATCATTAATGAGTATGCTATTATGTCCTTCCATGATGTGCGCTAATTTTAGATCATTGGAACATGAAGTAAACGCACTGGAAGAAGCGAATGTGGATATTTATCATATTGATATTATGGATGGTAGATTTGTTCCTAATTTCGGAATGGGGCTTCAGGATTTGGAGTATATCCGTAAACAGACCCAAAAAACAGTGGATGTGCATCTGATGATCGACAACCCTTCCGCCTATATTGATTTGTTTGCTGATAAGGGTGCAGACATCATTTATTTCCATCCGGAGGCTGATATGCACCCGACACGCACAATTGACCGAATAGTTGGCAGGGGGATAAAGGCAGGGATCGCTCTTAATCCGGGAACCGCCATTGCTGCGGTTGAACCTTTGCTCGGCATGATTGATTATGTGTTGGTCATGACCGTAAATCCCGGTTTTGCGGGTCAACAATATTTAACCTTCGTGAACGACAAGATTAAAGCACTACAAGCATACAAACTTGAAAAAGGACTGAATTATACAATCGTGGTAGACGGTGCGATCTCCGAAGAGAAGATCAATGAATTGGCAAACTACGGTGTTGAAGGATTCGTTTTGGGAACATCCACTTTGTTCGGCAAAGATGAGCCTTACAAAGCCATCGTTAACAGATTGAAAAATATTTAAATTGGGGAGGAATAGAGTCATGAGAATTGCTATTGGAAGCGACCATGTGGCTGTAGAGCTTAAAGCGATTATTTCCGCTTATGTTAATGAACTGGGTCATGAGGTGATTGACTACGGACCGCAAAGTTCGGAAAGAACCGACTATCCCAAGTATGGGAAACTTGTTGCCGAGGCAGTAGTCGGAAAGCAGGCTGACGCAGGTATCCTGATTTGTGGCACAGGCGTAGGGATATCGATCTCGGCCAACAAAGTCAAGGGTATTCGGGCTGTGGTATGCAGCGAGCCTTATTCAGCACAGTTGTCCAAGCAGCACAACAATACGAATGTTCTTGCATTCGGTGCACGTGTCGTTGGAAGCGAATTGGCGAAAATGATTGTGAAAGCATGGCTGGAGGCTGAGTTTGAAGGAGGTCGTCATGGCGACCGCATCAAGATGATATCCGACATCGAGGAACAATATTTGTGCTGATTACCAGCCACTTATAAAACATTAATGAATATGGGGGAGATTACATTGGTAAAAAGATTAATCGCCAGCACCAAAAGCGATATTTTGAAATTTAGCGCAGCAGATTTGAAAGAATCTATCCTGGCTTCCGAAGGGCGCGTTATTATGGGACAACATCTTGTAATGATAAACACCGGTTTGGTGGATGGTGTGACCAATGCGGAAATCCAGGCTGCCTACGGCGCAGATATGGTTATGCTGAACGGCTTTGATATGGTCAAGGAAGAATCCAATATTGGACTGCGTGAAATGAAGCACGGCAAGATGGCCGAGAAGCCGTATAGTCTCAAGCAAGTCAAAGAATGGGCTGGAGTTCCGCTCGGCATTTATTTTGAATGTCCAAGCCCTGATGCCCAGGTAGCGGGAGAGCAGTATGTGGAGGCCAAAGAAGGAAGAGTTGCTTCCAGGGAGAACTTCCTGCGTGCCTTGGAGATTGGAGCTGACTTTATCGTACTTGGAGGAAATCCCTCCGCAGGTACAACCTTTGCACGGATCATTGAAGCAACCAAGCTGGCAAAAGAAACACTGGGAGACAAAATCCTGATCTGTGCCGGAAAATGGGAAGACGGAACCATTGAGAAGGTGTTGGGTGATCCGCTGAGCGAGAGACCTTCCAATGAAATTATTAAGGACCTGATCGATTCTGGTGCTGATGTTATTACGTTGCCTGCACCTGGCTCCAGACATGGCATTACAGTGGAGCATGTCAGACAATGTGTAGAATTTGTTCATTCGTACAAACCCGGAACTCTGGCTCTTTCTTTCCTGAACAGCTCGGTTGAAGGGGCGGATGTTCAAACGATTGCCTTAATCGCACTTATGATGAAGCAGACAGGTGCGGATATTCATGCCATTGGAGATGGTGGCTATGCCGGAACACCTCTTCCAGAGAACGTTTACCAGCTTGCACTATCCATTAAAGGACGCAGACATACGATTAAAAGAATGGTAGGCAGAAGCCGGTAACGATTGACCCGTGTAATTTAAAGACTCTATATTCTTTTCGTACTCCTTGGAGTGCGTGTAGAGTCTTTGGATTACTACCATTTATGTAAACGTTTACTTTCATAGAAATATGCCAAAAGAGAAGGAGCGAGCAGCATGTCAAATGAACAGCTGGCAAAAGATATATTGGCGTCCGTCGGAGGAGAAGAAAACGTCTCCAGCTTGGCGCATTGCGCCACTCGGTTGCGATTTAAGTTGAAGAACAGAGAGCTGGCCGATAAAAGCAAAACGCAAAACATAACCGGAGTTATTACGGTGGTCGAAAGCGGCGGACAATATCAGGTGGTCATCGGCAATACAGTAGGCGATGTATATAAAGACATTACAAAGATTAGTAGCATTGATGACAACATCAAGCAAGACTCATCCGCTGCTACTGAAGGCAACTGGTTCAACAAAGCGGTGGACATTATTTCCGGTATTTTCACACCATTTTTGGGGGCACTGGCGGCTTCCGGGATTTTGAAAGGGCTTTTATTAATGCTCGTCTCGCTGGGATGGCTCACCAAAACAGGTGGTGTCTATTCGATCTGGTTCGCTGCTGCAGACAGTATCTTTTATTTCCTGCCGCTGGCGATTGCAGTCACTTCTTCGAGAAAGTTTGGAGCGAATACGTTTGTAGCGCTTGCAGTAGCGGGAGCTCTGGTATACCCCAATATTATTACTTTATATAACGATAAAGCGGATATTACGTTCTTCAATATTCCTGTTGTTCTTATGAGTTATACTTCCTCGGTTATTCCGGTGATTATTGCGGTTTGGTTGCTATCCATTCTGGAGAAATTCCTGAATAGAGTAATTCATGATAGCGTGAAAAATTTTATAACACCACTTATCTGTCTGATGGTCATTGTTCCCTTGACTCTGATCGCGGTTGGACCAATTGGAATATATGCCAGCTTGGGAATGGCTAAGGGCTACACCTTCTTATATAATTTGAGTCCGATTGTAGCAGGGGTCATTTTGGGTGCTGGGTGGCAGCTGCTGGTAGTTATGGGACTACACTGGGCGTTTGTTCCTATTATGTACAATAACATCGCGGTATACGGTTATGATACCATGAAACCATTAATGGCACCTTCTAACTTTGCACAAGCAGGTGCGGCACTGGGTGTATTGCTTAAAACTAAAAATCCAAAAGTGAGAGCGATTGCAGGGCCTGCGGCGATAACTGGTTTGTTTGGCATCACGGAACCGATCATCTACGGGATTAGTATCCGCTATAAAAAACCGTTCGTATGGGCTATTATCGGGGGCTCTATCGCCGGGGCAATTACAGGTGCGGCGGGTTCCGTAGCTATTGCTCCAGGTATACCGGGCTTGGCATCCCTGCCGATTTTCTTCGGCACAGGATTTGCCGGATTTGTAATTGCCATTATAGTAGCTTATGTATTCACAGCCATTACCACGTATTTGTTTGGATTTAATGATTCTATGGAAAAAGAAATGATTGCCGTCCATGAAGAGAAGAAAGAAGCTGAAACCCCAGCTCCTGCGCTGACGAACGAGAAAATTTTCAGCCCGCTGACGGGTGCTGTCAAATCGTTATCCGAGATATCTGATGAGGTGTTCTCTACTGGAGCCATGGGTAAAGGCGTTGCTATTGTACCTGAGGATGGCAAATTGCTCTCGCCGTTCAATGGAACGATAGCTAATGCCTTCCGCACAGGCCATGCGATTGGACTTGTATCGGATGGGGGAACGGAGATCCTTGTTCACATCGGCATGGACACTGTTAAATTAAAGGGACAGCATTTTAAAACGCATATTGCAGAAGGTGACCGGGTTACCAAGGGTCAACTGCTGGTCGAGTTCAATATTGAGGAAATTAAAGCTCTGGGGTATGACATGACTACTCCGGTTATTGTGACCAACACGGCTCAATATGCGGAAATTAAAGTGCTGGGCAGCAGCCGGGTGCAAACGGGAGATTCATTGTTGGAGGTCAAGCTATGAAGACTATTGAAAGACTAAATCAAGCCAATGCACCTTTGGTCATTCATGAAGTAATGAGCGAAGCATTCCGTACGTATGGGAAGCTGCTGACTCATTTTAATACCGCAGAGCTTATAAATTATGCCAAAGAAACTATTAGCGTCCCCAATCAGGGAAATCATTATGTACCCTCGGTGGCAGAACTCGAAGCCTTTGGTGTAATTCGTCAGATTCAAGATGAGGTATACGGCCAACTCCCGATTCAGGCTGGCTTTTGCGCAGGGCAGAATACAGGCCTGACCGGGCTGGAATATCATCAGGGCAGCGAGGTGGTGATTGCCGCGACGGACTGTATTCACCTTGTCGGCAGTGTGCAGGTCATTGAAAATAATTCCTTTGACAGCGGAAATGTTCAGGCCTTTTTTCAGCCTAAAAACACGGTAGTTGAGCTATATTCAACGACACTTCATTATGCTCCTTGCAAGGTTAACGGTGAAGGGTATTTGACTATAGTGCTTCTCCCGGAAGGCACTAATATGCCGCTTGTGTCTGAAGAAGGCAGCCGGGGGAATCCGTTGCTTACGAAGAAAAACAAATTTCTTATGGTTCATAGTACACAGACGGAAAAAATCGCGGCTGGGGTTCATCCCGGGCTGCACGGCAAGCTGATGAATATTTCATCAATTTGAGTCAATTCAAAGGAGCCGCTACTGGTAGTAAGTAGGTAGATACAATGCAAAGAAACCGCTTCTTATAGAATGGTTAGTTGACATCTCCATTCCATCAGAGGACGGTTTCTTTTTTGAAATTAAAATACGCATAAACCCTGACTACGCAAAAAGATATATTATGAAGAACTCGTCTTCATGTCCCTCTTTCAGGGGAATCGTCGAAAAGAATTGCTTCAGATTGAAAATGTTATACATTAATGTTGGTCACTTATTCTTTCTCCGACTAGTGAACGGGTAGGGATATCCCTTGTACTTTGACGTTTATAATGCGAATGGATAGACCCGTATACTTCTCGATGGCTTCCCGAACGTT
Proteins encoded:
- a CDS encoding LacI family DNA-binding transcriptional regulator is translated as MKKNQISIKDIARLSGVSVATVSRVINENGRFSEETRQKVNEVIQKYQYETNSIAKSLRMSKSQTIGVLVPDINNEFFSVIVQKTESFLFKQGYSTIICNTAKDAEKEREYLKTLDGKMVDGLICISGQEELSAELLKRPIPIVCIDRRPRINTNVAFIESNHYEGGFLATEELINKGCKEILLLTKQNNLSSVNERLYGYKDALQKHGLYPSEDRLVAVRNDGPTLETAQAAIERVLEKKLRFDGIFATNDWLALGALLALQKYGVQVPGEVKIVGFDNDTISKYCNPPLTTIEQDKETLADKACNVLLRMLSGERLEQEQHYSVPVRLIQRSTT
- the rpe gene encoding ribulose-phosphate 3-epimerase; protein product: MSMLLCPSMMCANFRSLEHEVNALEEANVDIYHIDIMDGRFVPNFGMGLQDLEYIRKQTQKTVDVHLMIDNPSAYIDLFADKGADIIYFHPEADMHPTRTIDRIVGRGIKAGIALNPGTAIAAVEPLLGMIDYVLVMTVNPGFAGQQYLTFVNDKIKALQAYKLEKGLNYTIVVDGAISEEKINELANYGVEGFVLGTSTLFGKDEPYKAIVNRLKNI
- the rpiB gene encoding ribose 5-phosphate isomerase B encodes the protein MRIAIGSDHVAVELKAIISAYVNELGHEVIDYGPQSSERTDYPKYGKLVAEAVVGKQADAGILICGTGVGISISANKVKGIRAVVCSEPYSAQLSKQHNNTNVLAFGARVVGSELAKMIVKAWLEAEFEGGRHGDRIKMISDIEEQYLC
- a CDS encoding beta-glucoside-specific PTS transporter subunit IIABC, translated to MSNEQLAKDILASVGGEENVSSLAHCATRLRFKLKNRELADKSKTQNITGVITVVESGGQYQVVIGNTVGDVYKDITKISSIDDNIKQDSSAATEGNWFNKAVDIISGIFTPFLGALAASGILKGLLLMLVSLGWLTKTGGVYSIWFAAADSIFYFLPLAIAVTSSRKFGANTFVALAVAGALVYPNIITLYNDKADITFFNIPVVLMSYTSSVIPVIIAVWLLSILEKFLNRVIHDSVKNFITPLICLMVIVPLTLIAVGPIGIYASLGMAKGYTFLYNLSPIVAGVILGAGWQLLVVMGLHWAFVPIMYNNIAVYGYDTMKPLMAPSNFAQAGAALGVLLKTKNPKVRAIAGPAAITGLFGITEPIIYGISIRYKKPFVWAIIGGSIAGAITGAAGSVAIAPGIPGLASLPIFFGTGFAGFVIAIIVAYVFTAITTYLFGFNDSMEKEMIAVHEEKKEAETPAPALTNEKIFSPLTGAVKSLSEISDEVFSTGAMGKGVAIVPEDGKLLSPFNGTIANAFRTGHAIGLVSDGGTEILVHIGMDTVKLKGQHFKTHIAEGDRVTKGQLLVEFNIEEIKALGYDMTTPVIVTNTAQYAEIKVLGSSRVQTGDSLLEVKL
- a CDS encoding DUF4867 family protein is translated as MKTIERLNQANAPLVIHEVMSEAFRTYGKLLTHFNTAELINYAKETISVPNQGNHYVPSVAELEAFGVIRQIQDEVYGQLPIQAGFCAGQNTGLTGLEYHQGSEVVIAATDCIHLVGSVQVIENNSFDSGNVQAFFQPKNTVVELYSTTLHYAPCKVNGEGYLTIVLLPEGTNMPLVSEEGSRGNPLLTKKNKFLMVHSTQTEKIAAGVHPGLHGKLMNISSI